One window from the genome of Marinobacter sp. LV10R510-11A encodes:
- the tyrS gene encoding tyrosine--tRNA ligase, with the protein MASIDEALAVIKRGVNELIPEDDLIAKLKEGRPLRIKAGFDPTAPDLHLGHTVLINKLRQFQDLGHEVIFLIGDFTGKMGDPSGKSVTRPPLTDEQVAQNAITYKEQVFKILDREKTRVVFNSEWMSKMTAADMIRLAGQYTVARMLERDDFTNRYRAEQPIAIHEFLYPLIQGYDSVALEADVELGGTDQKFNLLMGRILQKNYGQSPQAVLTMPILEGLDGVQKMSKSLGNYIGVNDSPGEMYTKLLSVPDELLWRYFELLSFRPLSEVSEFHKAVDEGANPQDYKKLLAEEIITRFHNAEAAQTAHKSAGNRVALGEIPENIPDVTVSLDGQSGMLMPAVLRLSGLVKNGATARDVLSRGAVFVDGQKFEGDRTFVEGDRCVIQAGKKKIARVLIAD; encoded by the coding sequence ATGGCATCTATTGATGAAGCGCTAGCCGTTATCAAGCGAGGCGTAAACGAGCTGATACCCGAAGATGATTTGATCGCCAAGCTGAAGGAAGGTCGCCCTTTGCGTATCAAGGCGGGCTTCGACCCTACGGCCCCTGATCTTCATCTCGGTCACACGGTGCTCATCAATAAGCTGCGGCAGTTTCAGGACCTTGGTCATGAGGTTATCTTTCTGATTGGGGATTTCACTGGGAAGATGGGTGATCCTTCAGGTAAGAGTGTCACCCGACCTCCGTTGACGGATGAGCAAGTAGCTCAGAACGCGATTACCTATAAGGAGCAGGTGTTCAAGATTTTGGATCGCGAGAAAACTCGCGTTGTCTTCAACTCTGAGTGGATGAGTAAAATGACTGCCGCGGACATGATCCGGCTGGCAGGTCAGTATACGGTTGCCCGAATGCTGGAGCGCGATGATTTTACCAACCGCTACCGTGCAGAGCAGCCTATAGCGATTCACGAGTTTCTCTACCCGTTGATACAGGGTTACGATTCCGTGGCGCTAGAGGCGGATGTTGAGTTGGGTGGTACAGATCAGAAGTTCAATCTTCTGATGGGGCGCATTCTGCAAAAAAATTATGGCCAGTCTCCCCAGGCGGTGTTAACCATGCCGATCCTTGAGGGGTTGGATGGCGTTCAGAAAATGTCCAAGTCTTTGGGCAACTACATAGGCGTGAATGACTCACCCGGTGAGATGTACACCAAATTGCTTTCCGTTCCTGATGAACTGCTTTGGCGTTACTTTGAGCTTCTGAGTTTTCGCCCACTTTCAGAGGTGAGCGAGTTCCATAAGGCGGTAGATGAGGGAGCTAATCCCCAGGACTACAAAAAGCTCCTCGCAGAAGAGATCATTACTCGCTTCCATAATGCAGAGGCGGCGCAAACTGCTCACAAGTCTGCGGGCAATCGGGTGGCGCTGGGGGAAATCCCTGAAAACATACCCGATGTGACCGTTTCACTTGATGGGCAGTCCGGCATGCTCATGCCCGCAGTGCTACGCTTATCCGGTCTTGTAAAAAATGGCGCGACAGCCCGCGACGTGCTGAGTCGCGGGGCTGTGTTCGTGGACGGTCAGAAGTTTGAGGGCGATCGAACCTTTGTAGAGGGGGATCGTTGCGTGATACAGGCCGGAAAGAAGAAAATTGCCCGGGTATTGATCGCGGATTGA